One window of Lacerta agilis isolate rLacAgi1 chromosome 14, rLacAgi1.pri, whole genome shotgun sequence genomic DNA carries:
- the LOC117057384 gene encoding LOW QUALITY PROTEIN: dihydroxyacetone phosphate acyltransferase-like (The sequence of the model RefSeq protein was modified relative to this genomic sequence to represent the inferred CDS: deleted 2 bases in 1 codon): protein MLKNGYAPVEFYLEGTRSRTAKTLTPKFGLLNIVMDPFLKRELFDIYLVLISISYDRVLEESLYAHELLGVPKPKESTSGLLKARKILSDDFGSVHIFFGQPVSLRSLAAGRIDTCSFNSVPRHIPQKPSEEIQQFACDVAYKMELLQIENMVLSPWILVVAVLLQNLPAIDFELLVEKTLWLKGLKGRASVV, encoded by the exons ATGTTAAAGAATGGATATGCTCCCGTTGAATTTTATCTTGAGGGGACAAGAAGCCGCACAGCAAAGACTTTGACTCCAAAGTTTGGTCTCCTCAATATTGTGATGGATCCTTTCCTTAAAAGGGAATTGTTTGACATTTACCTTGTCCTGATCAGTATCAGCTACGACAGGGTGTTGGAAGAATCCCTTTATGCACACGAACTTTTAGGAGTCCCTAAACCAAAAGAATCTACATCGGGACTCTTGAAAGCCAGGAAAATCCTGAGTGATGATTTTGGAAGCGTACACATATTTTTTGGACAGCCTGTATCACTCAGATCGTTGGCAGCTGGGAGAATCGATACCTGTTCATTTAACTCGGTTCCAAGGCATATTCCCCAAAAGCCATCTGAGGAAATCCAGCAATTTGCCTGTGATGTAGCCTACAAAATGGAACTCCTACAAATAGAAAACATGGTTCTGAGCCCATGGATATTAGTTGTTGCTGTCCTACTCCAGAATTTACCAGCCATAGAT TTTGAGCTTCTGGTTGAAAAGACACTTTGGCTAAAAGGTTTaaaagggagagccagtgtggtgtag